The Pontibacillus halophilus JSM 076056 = DSM 19796 sequence ATTATGGATGGAACGATGAGGGGCAACCTGTATTAGTCGATTATGGTATGACAAAGGAAGTATATGAAAGGCAGTGGGTTCCTCTAGCTGAGTCTGGCGAACTGCCCCAAATTGAAATGAGCGAGTGTACGTCCTGTGGATTGGTAAAGGAGCTGCGCATGTACGGTTCTGGAGATGCCGATAAGAGATGCTATTCTTGTGGAAAGCAATAATTCTCGTACAACAAGACAATCAATGCGTTCCAATCCTTTTTGACAGACGGTTATTGTGGAATACTCCCATAAAAAGGAGTGAGTCCATGGCTTTTGATTACGATCTAGACTTTGACACGATTGATTTCCGTGAATCCCCTGAGCTATATCGGGTTGGCAGAGGGGAACAGGGTGTACTAATGGTTGAACCGTATAAGAGTGAAATCTTGCCCCATTGGAGATTCAAAACTCCTGAGATCGCGAAGGAATCATCAGAGAAAATCTATGAACTCTTTGAGGCATATAAAGGACAGGATGATTTCGTAGGAATGGATATGGCACGTAAATTTATACAAATGGGATATACGCGTTCTAGAAGGTATGCGAATTATAAAGGTGGCAAGAAATACGACAAAGACGGAAATGTGAACGAACGTGATATTGACGAAGAGAAAGCAGCGTCTGCTCGAATCTTTGAAGAAAAGTGGAAGCAAATCCGCAACGATGAAACGTATTTAGAGAAGAAGAAACAACACCAAAAACAGTACGGCTAAGGGGAGTTTATTACCGCTCCCCCTCTTTGCTGTACCCAATAACACCTCGACATATCGTTAAGTGTACGTTAAACGATTCATCGACAACGACTAGATCGGCGTCCTTACCTACCGCAATACTTCCTTTCCGATTCAATACACCAAGTTGCTTCGCTGCATTGGATGAAGCCATTTCAGCAAGCTGATGCAAGGAAGGCTTGCACAATTGGTTCATCCGTCGAACCGCTTCGTTCATTTTGAGAACGCTCCCTGCTAAAGTACCATCCTCTAGCGTGGCTTTGCCATCTTTCACCGTCACTGGTTGGCCACCAAGTTCATAATCCCCATCTCTTAAGCACTTAGCCCTCATAGCATCCGTGATGAGCATCAGTCCTTTAGACGTTTTATTCTGGTAAGCGAGCTCCACTGCCTCATCTACGGCATGCATGCCATCAACAATTAACTCTGCCATGATGTCCTCTTTGAGGAACGTGGCACCTACC is a genomic window containing:
- a CDS encoding DUF4385 domain-containing protein, which encodes MAFDYDLDFDTIDFRESPELYRVGRGEQGVLMVEPYKSEILPHWRFKTPEIAKESSEKIYELFEAYKGQDDFVGMDMARKFIQMGYTRSRRYANYKGGKKYDKDGNVNERDIDEEKAASARIFEEKWKQIRNDETYLEKKKQHQKQYG